The following proteins are co-located in the Colletotrichum lupini chromosome 4, complete sequence genome:
- a CDS encoding V-type proton ATPase subunit E gives MSHQPLTDDQVGQELRKMTAFIKQEAMEKAREIEIKANEEFAIEKSKLVRQETDSIDGQYEKKFKQAQMSQQITRSTVSNKTRLKVLGARQELLDNIFEDARKKLANATKDKGKYQATLKNLILEGLYALSEPEVVVRARKADFDAVKKAIDEATKEYKKEVGKDTTAKLDESDPLSAESAGGVFVIGGKGKIEINNTFEERLNLLQETGLPAVRETLFGKNPNRRFTD, from the exons ATGTCTCACCAACCGTTGACGGACGACCAA GTCGGTCAGGAGCTCCGCAAGATGACCGCCTTCATAAAGCAAGAAGCAATGGAAAAGGCCCGCGAGATCGAAATCAAGGCCAACGAAGAGTTCGCAATCGAAAAGTCCAAGCTCGTCCGCCAGGAGACGGACTCCATCGACGGCCAGTACGAGAAGAAGTTCAAGCAGGCCCAAATGTCCCAGCAAATCACACGCTCCACCGTCTCCAACAAGACGCGGCTCAAGGTCCTCGGCGCCCGCCAGGAGCTCCTCGACAACATCTTTGAGGACGCCCGCAAGAAGCTCGCCAACGCCACCAAGGACAAGGGCAAGTACCAGGCCACTCTCAAGAACCTGATCCTCGAGGGCCTGTACGCCCTCTCCGAGCCCGAGGTCGTCGTCCGCGCACGGAAAGCCGACTTTGATGCCGTCAAGAAGGCCATCGACGAGGCCACCAAGGAGTACAAGAAGGAGGTTGGCAAGGACACCACGGCCAAGCTCGACGAGTCGGACCCCCTGTCCGCAGAGAG CGCTGGAGGTGTTTTCGTCATCGGTGGAAAGGGCAAGATTGAAATCAACAACACATTCGAGGAGCGTCTAAACCTCCTCCAGGAGACCGGTCTGCCGGCCGTCCGAGAGACTCTGTTTGGCAAGAACCCCAACCGCAGATTCACTGACTAA
- a CDS encoding DEAD/DEAH box helicase, whose product MSRLPPAEMSAFDTADMQSALSADGKKAPAAAVNSDGTKWAEPLPYNYDELAQQGPEVATEWAGNGAVYEWDEEFGDVGPKFPDLELALFGDSNSRIASNSGLDFSVISSVEVTQEGEIRVEPVHSYKDAGLHPVMLENIDLCGYEAPTPIQKYTLPAIHKGSGKTAAYLIPILNKLMGKAKKLAAPRPNPAEIALGQQWVRAEPLVVIVCPTRELAIQIFNEARKFCYRTMLRPCVAYGGGPLRDQIQQLGKGCDVLIASPGRLVDFIQRPDTLSLKRLRYMVFDEADEMLHDDWREEMDVIMTGGEQQEGNIKYMLFSATFPKPLRDLAKENLSSSSVRINIGRIGSTHTNILQRVFKFDAFEKKEALKDQINSLPACRTIIFVNHKRTCDDLDDFLFNLGFPCTSMHADRTQLEREASMRAFRAGKSPILIATGISARGIDVKNVNHVINFDLPSLDHGGIEEYTHRIGRTGRMGQRGIATSFYTDRDEPMASVLVRTLLETKQEIPDFLEAFKPTGKGLENLKFETESDFDPEEAGIAHLGGEGGGWSNEGGGGDAGGDGSWGATGGDSGWGGGGDSADNDTKQEEPEAAPAWGASSGGGGSW is encoded by the exons ATGAGCAGACTTCCTCCCGCCGAGATGTCTGCCTTCGACACTGCCGATATGCAGTCGGCTCTTTCTGCCGATGGCAAGAAGGCTCCTGCCGCTGCTGTCAACAGCGATGGTACAAAATGGGCTGAGCCTCTGCCCTACAACTACGACGAGCTTGCCCAGCAGGGTCCCGAGGTTGCGACTGAGTGGGCTGGCAACGGTGCCGTTTACGAGTGGGATGAGGAGTTTGGCGACGTCGGCCCGAAGTTCCCCGACCTCGAGCTCGCTCTCTTCGGTGATTCCAACTCCCGCATTGCCTCTAACTCTGGCCTCGACTTCTCTGT CATCTCTTCTGTCGAGGTTACCCAGGAGGGTGAGATCCGTGTTGAGCCTGTCCACTCCTACAAGGACGCCGGCTTGCACCCTGTCATGCTGGAGAACATCGATCTTTGCGGCTATGAGGCCCCGACACCCATCCAGAAGTACACCCTTCCCGCCATTCACAAGG GTTCCGGCAAGACCGCGGCTTACCTTATTCCCATCTTGAACAAGCTCATGGGCAAGGCCAAGAAGCTCGCTGCACCTCGCCCCAACCCTGCCGAGATTGCTCTTGGACAGCAGTGGGTTCGTGCAGAGCCTCTGGTGGTCATCGTTTGTCCAACTCGCGAGCTGGCTATTCAAATCTTCAATGAGGCCCGCAAGTTCTGTTACAGAACTATGCTTCGCCCGTGTGTCGCCTATGGCGGTGGTCCCTTGAGGGACCAGATTCAGCAGCTTGGAAAGGGCTGTGATGTTCTCATCGCTTCCCCTGGTCGTCTTGTCGACTTCATCCAGCGGCCAGACACTCTCTCGCTCAAGCGCTTGAGATACATGGTCTTCGACGAGGCCGATGAGATGCTGCATGATGACTGGCGCGAGGAGATGGATGTCATCATGACTGGCGGTG AACAGCAGGAGGGAAATATCAAGTACATGCTGTTCTCGGCTACCTTTCCCAAGCCGCTCCGCGATCTCGCGAAGGAGAACCTGTCTTCCTCCAGCGTCCGCATCAATATCGGTCGCATTGGAAGCACCCACACCAACATTCTCCAGCGCGTCTTCAAGTTCGACGCCttcgagaagaaggaggctcTCAAGGATCAGATCAACTCTCTTCCTGCCTGCCGCACCATCATCTTCGTCAACCACAAGCGTACTTGCGATGACTTGGACGACTTCTTATTCAACCTTGGCTTCCCTTGCACCTCGATGCATGCTGATCGCACTCAGCTTGAGCGTGAGGCTTCTATGCGCGCTTTCCGTGCTGGAAAGTCTCCCATCCTTATTGCCACTGGCATCAGCGCTCGCGGCATTGACGTGAAGAATGTCAACCACGTCATCAACTTCGACCTGCCTAGCTTGGATCATGGTGGCATTGAGGAGTACACCCATAGAATCG GCCGCACCGGTCGTATGGGTCAGCGTGGCATTGCGACTTCTTTCTACACTGACCGCGATGAGCCCATGGCTAGCGTTCTCGTTCGCACCCTCTTGGAGACTAAGCAGGAGATTCCTGACTTCCTCGAGGCTTTCAAGCCCACTGGCAAGGGCCTTGAGAACCTCAAGTTCGAGACTGAGAGCGACTTCGACCCCGAGGAGGCCGGCATTGCTCACCTTGGCGGCGAGGGCGGCGGCTGGTCCAACGAAGGCGGCGGTGGCGATGCTGGAGGCGATGGCTCCTGGGGCGCTACTGGAGGCGATTCTGGCTGGGGTGGTGGCGGCGATTCTGCTGATAACGATACCAAGCAGGAGGAGCCCGAGGCCGCTCCCGCTTGGGGCGCTTCTTCTGGCGGTGGTGGTTCTTGGTAA
- a CDS encoding phospholipid-translocating P-type ATPase translates to MAPTNEEGPNAALDPANDPANDPEGPALTTLRTRWATRKMTIKSSNKKRLSIMHRAGHKKHNSEKSRNSGGTESLQIEANTATDPEEGNGGRKMFFNLPLPAELLDEEGHPSQHFPRNKIRTAKYTPISFVPKNLWFQFQNIANIFFLFLVILVFFPIFGGTNPGLNSVPLIFIVTVTAIKDAIEDYRRTILDIELNNAPVHRLRGWNNVNVEDDNISLWRRIKKANSRFFGLVWHTIESIWSKKARKELAVRKNPEAYADAPRPSVETHIPRDSFNQPRSNRDSFVSAREDIQMTPVPSPLPRQTLEVPQEDDHKRVRELMQRKGDVVNRSVPVKGDARFHKDHWKDLRVGDFVRIYNDDELPADIIVLSTSDPDGACYVETKNLDGETNLKVRQALRCGRSLKHARDCERAQFWIESEPPQPNLYKYNGAIRWHQTFEDSSEPDLMTEPITIDNLLLRGCNLRNTEWALGVVAFTGHDTKIMINSGITPSKRPRIAREMNFNVIYNFGILFILCVLTGIVNGVAWAKTDASLHFFDFGSIGGTAPMSGFITFWAALIVFQNLIPIALYITLEIVRLLQAIFIYSDVEMYYEPLDQPCIPKSWNISDDLGQIEYIFSDKTGTLTQNVMEFKKATINGQPYGEAYTEAQAGMQKRLGVDVEKEAAEARAEIADAKIRAIDGLRNIHDNPYLHDSDLTFIAPDYVSDLAGDSGDEQQVANEHFMLCLALCHTVIAEKIPGSPPKMLFKAQSPDEAALVATARDMGFTVLGSSQEGINLNVMGEDRFYPILNTIEFNSSRKRMSAIVRMPDNRILLICKGADSIIYSRLKRGEQQELRKLTAEHLEMFAREGLRTLCIAQRELTEDQYATWRKEYDAAAAALEHREEKMEEVADHLERELTLLGGTAIEDRLQDGVPDTIALLGDAGIKLWVLTGDKVETAINIGFSCNLLNNDMELIHLKVDEDETGETPDEHFLNILEQELDKYLQDFGLKGDNDDLAKARKNHEPPGPTHGLVIDGFSLKWVLHDALKQKFLLLCKQCKSVLCCRVSPAQKAAVVNMVKNGLDVMTLAIGDGANDVAMIQEADVGVGIAGEEGRQAVMSSDYAIAQFRFLSRLVLVHGRWSYRRLAETVANFFYKNVVWVFGIFWYQIYCDFDVTYIYEYTYILLFNLLFTSVPVVVMGVLDQDVSDKVSLAVPQLYRRGIERLEWTQTKFWLYMLDGVYQSVMVFYIPYLAVSSTSFVTKNGLNIEDRTRLGAYIAHPAVFVINAYILINTYRWDWIMILIVVLSDLMIFIVTGIYTATEGSVFFYQAAPQVYAQASFWAVFFIVPVISLFPRFAIKAIQKVYFPYDVDIIREQERQGKFSRLTQGDDATVIGEQTASKTPSNSSVSSRKGKHIHYASVDEDRRPIYPPSVATHTTHNPRSQNGSDGTNYTGHRQSMDMMQTQSLDMTPPMRSSFERPRPSYDRARPSYDRMRASMDRTRASFEASNDFTSAARLSRIESSQSYSDRFHPRRLRGLSLTKSANM, encoded by the exons ATGGCGCCCACGAACGAAGAAGGGCCCAACGCGGCCCTTGATCCTGCTAACGATCCCGCCAACGATCCCGAGGGTCCCGCGCTGACAACTTTGAGGACGAGATGGGCTACCCGCAAGATGACGATAAAGAGCAGCAACAAGAAGAGGCTTTCCATCATGCACCGCGCCGGCCACAAGAAACATAACAGCGAGAAGAGTCGTAACTCCGGCGGCACTGAATCTTTACAAATCGAGGCCAACACGGCCACTGATCCCGAGGAAGGAAATGGCGGCAGGAAAATGTTCTTCAACCTCCCTTTGCCCGCGGAGCTCCTAGACGAGGAAGGTCACCCAAGTCAGCATTTTCCGAGAAACAAGATCCGCACAGCAAAGTACACGCCCATAAGTTTCGTTCCCAAGAATTTGTGGTTTCAATTCCAGAATATCGCAAACAtctttttccttttcctcgtcatCCTGGTG TTCTTCCCCATTTTCGGCGGTACGAATCCAGGTCTCAACTCGGTACCTTTGATTTTCATCGTCACTGTCACGGCAATCAAGGATGCCATCGAAGATTACCGTCGCACCATTCTGGATATCGAGCTCAACAACGCCCCCGTTCATCGCCTGCGCGGCTGGAACAACGTCAACGTCGAGGATGATAACATTTCTCTGTGGAGGCGCATTAAGAAGGCCAACAGTCGCTTCTTTGGCCTTGTCTGGCACACAATCGAAAGCATTTGGTCCAAGAAGGCTAGGAAGGAATTGGCAGTGCGCAAGAACCCAGAAGCGTACGCCGATGCGCCGCGACCCTCGGTTGAGACCCACATCCCCCGAGACTCCTTCAACCAACCCCGATCCAATCGAGACTCGTTTGTATCCGCCCGAGAGGATATCCAGATGACACCGGTTCCCTCTCCACTTCCCCGTCAGACTCTCGAGGTCCCGCAAGAAGATGACCACAAGCGCGTCAGAGAGTTGATGCAACGAAAGGGAGACGTGGTGAACCGCAGTGTACCGGTCAAAGGTGACGCCCGATTTCACAAGGATCACTGGAAAGACTTGAGAGTTGGCGACTTTGTGCGAATTTACAACGACGACGAACTGCCAGCTGACATTATCGTACTGTCCACGTCTGACCCAGATGGCGCCTGCTACGTCGAAACCAAAAACTTGGACGGCGAGACGAACTTGAAGGTCCGACAAGCACTGAGGTGTGGTAGGTCACTGAAGCATGCCAGGGACTGCGAACGAGCCCAGTTCTGGATCGAGAGTGAACCGCCGCAGCCCAATCTCTACAAGTATAACGGTGCCATTCGTTGGCACCAAACCTTCGAAGACTCATCCGAGCCCGACTTGATGACTGAGCCCATTACGATCGACAACTTGCTTCTCCGTGGTTGCAATCTGAGAAACACGGAATGGGCCCTTGGAGTCGTCGCCTTCACGGGACATGACACCAAAATCATGATCAACTCTGGTATCACGCCCAGTAAGCGTCCCAGAATCGCCAGGGAAATGAACTTCAATGTCATTTACAACTTCGGCATTCTCTTTATTCTCTGCGTCTTGACCGGCATCGTCAACGGTGTCGCATGGGCGAAAACGGACGCATCTTTACACTTCTTTGACTTTGGATCCATCGGAGGAACGGCACCCATGTCCGGCTTCATCACATTCTGGGCCGCTCTTATTGTGTTCCAGAACTTGATTCCCATTGCTCTCTACATCACTCTTGAAATTGTCCGCCTATTGCAGGCAATTTTCATCTACAGCGACGTTGAGATGTACTACGAACCCCTGGACCAACCCTGTATCCCAAAGTCGTGGAATATTTCCGACGACCTTGGCCAGATCGAGTATATCTTCTCCGACAAGACCGGTACATTGACACAAAACGTCATGGAGTTCAAGAAAGCAACTATCAACGGACAGCCGTATGGCGAAGCATACACGGAAGCTCAAGCTGGCATGCAGAAACGCCTCGGTGTCGACGTGGAGAAGGAGGCAGCCGAAGCCAGAGCCGAAATTGCGGATGCCAAAATACGTGCGATCGACGGTCTCAGGAATATTCACGACAACCCTTACTTGCATGACTCCGACCTGACTTTCATTGCGCCTGACTATGTCTCTGACTTGGCGGGTGACTCTGGTGATGAACAGCAAGTGGCGAATGAGCACTTCATGCTCTGCCTCGCCCTGTGCCATACTGTCATCGCCGAGAAGATACCCGGATCACCGCCAAAGATGCTGTTCAAGGCACAATCACCTGACGAGGCGGCTCTTGTCGCAACAGCCCGCGACATGGGTTTCACGGTGCTTGGCAGCTCTCAGGAGGGCATCAACCTGAATGTCATGGGCGAGGATCGATTCTACCCGATATTGAACACAATCGAGTTCAACTCGAGCAGGAAGCGTATGAGCGCAATTGTACGGATGCCTGACAACCGCATTCTGCTCATCTGCAAGGGAGCGGACAGTATCATCTATTCGCGTCTGAAGCGGGGCGAGCAGCAAGAGCTTCGCAAACTTACGGCCGAGCACTTGGAAATGTTTGCCCGCGAAGGTTTGAGAACGCTCTGTATTGCGCAGCGAGAACTCACCGAGGACCAATACGCCACCTGGCGCAAGGAGTATGACGCGGCTGCAGCGGCTCTTGAACATCGAGAAGAGAAGATGGAGGAGGTCGCAGATCACCTTGAGCGCGAATTGACACTACTTGGAGGCACCGCTATTGAAGACAGACTGCAAGATGGCGTTCCCGATACCATCGCTCTGCTGGGCGACGCTGGCATAAAGCTTTGGGTTCTCACTGGCGACAAGGTCGAGACTGCTATCAACATTGGTTTCTCCTGCAACCTTCTGAACAACGACATGGAGCTTATCCACCTGAAAGTTGACGAAGACGAAACTGGCGAGACACCCGACGAACATTTCCTCAATATCTTGGAGCAGGAGCTCGACAAGTACTTACAGGACTTCGGTCTGAAGGGCGACAACGACGACTTGGCCAAGGCCAGGAAGAACCACGAACCACCTGGCCCAACCCACGGCCTGGTTATTGACGGTTTCTCTCTGAAGTGGGTTCTCCACGATGCATTGAAGCAGAAGTTCCTGCTTCTCTGCAAGCAGTGCAAGTCGGTTCTTTGCTGCCGAGTCAGTCCTGCTCAGAAGGCCGCCGTAGTCAACATGGTCAAGAACGGTCTGGATGTCATGACTCTCGCCATTGGAGACGGCGCCAACGATGTTGCCATGATTCAAGAGGCAGATGTCGGCGTTGGTATCGCTGGTGAGGAGGGTCGACAGGCGGTCATGTCTTCAGACTACGCAATCGCCCAGTTCCGCTTCCTATCGCGGCTAGTGCTCGTACACGGTCGGTGGTCGTACCGTCGTCTCGCCGAGACGGTGGCCAACTTCTTCTACAAAAACGTGGTATGGGTGTTTGGTATCTTCTGGTACCAAATCTACTGCGACTTCGACGTCACGTATATCTACGAGTACACGTACATCTTGTTGTTCAACCTCCTTTTCACTTCGGTTCCGGTCGTCGTTATGGGTGTTCTTGACCAGGATGTTTCGGACAAGGTCTCTCTGGCTGTACCGCAGCTTTATCGCCGTGGTATCGAACGGTTGGAATGGACACAGACCAAATTCTG GCTTTACATGCTTGACGGCGTCTACCAATCGGTCATGGTCTTCTACATTCCGTACTTGGCAGTGAGCAGCACAAGCTTCGTGACGAAGAACGGTCTGAATATCGAAGACCGAACGCGACTTGGCGCTTACATTGCACACCCCGCTGTCTTCGTCATCAACGCGTACATCCTCATCAACACGTACCGATGGGACTGGATCATGATCTTGATTGTAGTCCTCAGCGACCTTATGATTTTCATCGTTACCGGCATCTACACAGCCACCGAAGGGTCAGTGTTTTTCTATCAAGCCGCCCCGCAGGTATACGCCCAAGCATCTTTTTGGGCGGTCTTCTTCATTGTACCGGTCATCAGTCTCTTTCCCCGGTTCGCGATCAAGGCGATTCAGAAGGTCTACTTCCCATACGACGTCGACATCATCCGCGAGCAAGAGCGGCAAGGAAAATTCTCTCGTCTCACGCAGGGCGACGACGCGACGGTTATTGGGGAGCAGACGGCGAGTAAGACCCCGTCGAACTCGTCGGTCAGCTCGCGCAAGGGTAAGCATATACACTATGCCAGTGTGGATGAGGACAGAAGGCCAATCTATCCACCTTCAGTTGCAACACACACGACGCACAACCCGCGCAGCCAAAATGGCAGCGATGGCACCAACTACACGGGCCACCGGCAATCGATGGACATGATGCAAACGCAGTCCCTCGACATGACCCCTCCGATGCGATCCTCCTTCGAACGACCCCGTCCCTCCTACGATCGAGCCCGACCATCCTACGATCGAATGCGAGCTTCGATGGACCGCACACGGGCCAGTTTCGAGGCCAGTAACGACTTTACCTCGGCCGCTCGCCTCTCTCGGATAGAGTCTAGCCAGTCTTACAGCGACCGTTTCCATCCCAGACGACTACGGGGTCTGTCATTGACGAAGAGCGCCAACATGTAG
- a CDS encoding aldehyde dehydrogenase produces the protein MDAQLLDEVADKFNAYLDAVPAGIPQYVLAAAAIVISIFILRLAQSCNEDKAVPYTVPPPKIPDEHSIVEETSVKISGTTAVQCYAPATGQFLGFINPSTPASIDRAVDAAHAAQAKWKNTSFRERRQVLRTMLQHVLDNQEAICRAACLDSGKTMVDAQLGEILVTVEKLTWTLNHGEKALRPSPRPTNLLMAYKRNEVRYEPLGVVGALVSWNYPFHNLIGPIISSIFAGNGVLVKVSEQTAWSSQYFTSIARGALIAHGYDPALIQTVVCWPQTANHITSHPKISHLTFIGSRPVCLKVAASAAKSLTPLIAELGGKDPSIVLDSAARDLKRIVEILMRGTFQASGQNCIGIERIIVTPKLYDQLVVTLAPKVQGLRLGPTADVGAMISDAAFDRLESLVEKAVKQGARLLAGGKRYIHPEHPKGHYFVPTLLVDVTPEMEIANEECFGPVMTIMRAPGPDADSVLSVANAPEFGLGASIFGGDNDPVLRAVVDGLNTGMVAVNDFGATYAVQLPFGGVGGSGYGRFAGEEGLRGLCNIKSICVDRFGWLGVRTAIPPPVKYPVPDQERSWRFTRGVVGVGYAQSLAGKFRGILDIMKNA, from the exons ATGGACGCACAGCTCTTGGATGAGGTCGCCGACAAGTTCAACGCGTATCTCGACGCCGTTCC GGCCGGAATTCCTCAGTATGTTCTGGCTGCGGCTGCTATTGTGATCAGTATTTTTATCTTGCGGCTGGCACAGAGCTGTAACGAGGACAAGGCCGTCCCATACACCGTCCCGCCGCCGAAGATTCCCGACGAGCACTCCATTGTCGAAGAGACGAGTGTGAAG ATCTCCGGCACAACCGCAGTCCAATGCTACGCCCCGGCCACGGGGCAGTTTCTCGGCTTCATCAACCCCTCCACCCCGGCCTCCATTGACCGCGCCGTCGACGCTGCCCATGCGGCGCAGGCGAAATGGAAGAATACTAGCTTTCGCGAGCGCCGTCAAGTGCTTCGAACGATGCTACAACACGTCCTCGATAACCAGGAAGCCATCTGCCGCGCCGCCTGTCTCGACTCGGGCAAGACGATGGTAGACGCACAGCTTGGCGAGATTCTCGTGACCGTCGAAAAGCTCACATGGACACTGAACCATGGCGAGAAGGCCCTCCGCCCCAGCCCGCGACCTACGAATCTCCTCATGGCATACAAACGAAACGAAGTGCGGTACGAACCACTCGGTGTTGTCGGTGCCCTGGTCAGTTGGAATTACCCGTTCCACAACCTTATCGGACCCATCATTTCGAGTATCTTCGCCGGTAATGGTGTGCTAGTCAAGGTCTCTGAACAGACGGCCTGGAGTTCCCAATACTTTACGAGTATCGCGAGAGGGGCTCTCATCGCCCACGGCTACGATCCCGCCCTAATTCAGACGGTTGTGTGTTGGCCGCAGACGGCGAACCACATCACCTCTCACCCCAAGATCTCCCACTTGACTTTCATTGGCTCGCGCCCTGTGTGCCTGAAGGTCGCTGCCTCAGCTGCCAAGTCTCTCACACCTCTGATCGCGGAATTGGGTGGCAAGGATCCCTCCATCGTCCTCGACTCCGCCGCCAGGGATTTGAAGCGCATCGTTGAAATCCTCATGCGAGGTACGTTCCAAGCTTCTGGACAAAATTGCATTGGAATTGAGCGCATCATTGTTACGCCGAAGCTTTACGACCAGCTCGTGGTAACTCTAGCGCCAAAGGTCCAAGGTCTTCGCCTGGGACCGACTGCAGACGTGGGCGCCATGATCTCAGATGCCGCGTTTGACCGCCTCGAATCCCTCGTTGAGAAGGCAGTCAAGCAAGGAGCCCGCTTGTTGGCAGGTGGCAAACGATACATCCACCCAGAGCACCCCAAGGGCCACTACTTCGTCCCGACTCTCCTTGTCGATGTTACCCCTGAAATGGAAATCGCTAACGAAGAGTGCTTCGGCCCCGTCATGACCATCATGCGCGCTCCTGGCCCCGACGCAGACTCAGTTCTGTCAGTAGCCAACGCGCCAGAATTCGGACTCGGCGCTTCCATCTTCGGCGGCGACAACGACCCCGTTCTCCGCGCCGTCGTCGATGGCCTCAACACCGGCATGGTAGCCGTCAATGACTTTGGCGCAACCTACGCCGTCCAGCTCCCCTTTGGTGGCGTCGGCGGCTCAGGCTACGGCCGGTTCGCCGGCGAGGAAGGACTCAGGGGTCTCTGTAATATCAAGAGCATCTGCGTCGACCGCTTTGGCTGGTTGGGCGTTCGCACCGCCATCCCCCCGCCCGTAAAATATCCCGTTCCGGATCAGGAGCGGAGCTGGCGGTTTACTAGAGGTGTTGTTGGCGTGGGGTATGCGCAGAGTCTGGCAGGCAAATTCAGGGGCATTCTCGACATAATGAAGAATGCCTAG
- a CDS encoding tetraspanin — MANKVLMTFVVADIVFVITGALLLGFTLINQNLIKEAPTEGTEAVMRLLTAQFPLTAGIANAVFIFVTFLSTIPGMITPTRGWLKISGYLTTFCGLFSLILGVYLWVLTLTTKNDFGKTWNVQDPRVQELMQTAFKCCGYFNSTSPAFVTDAQCPSPAAAALQRGCATPITSFANIFVDNIFTAVFGMVGIDAMLIVTIAMLLKDRKERERYRHIDEKAGAKKAAGSSWRQFLSSLSRSGSQPLLENSFSLERAANLERATVRGLLSPGPGKRLNRLTPAAAIDWS, encoded by the exons ATGGCGAACAAAGTGCTCATGACCTTCGTGGTCGCCGACATCGTCTTCGTCATCACCGGCGCTCTGCTTCTGGGTTTCACCCTCATCAACCAGAACCTCATCAAGGAGGCGCCAACGGAAGGAACCGAGGCTGTTATGCGCTTGCTCACAGCTCAATTCCCACTGACAG CCGGTATTGCCAATGCCGTCTTCATCTTCGTTACCTTCCTCTCCACCATCCCCGGCATGATCACGCCGACTCGTGGCTGGCTCAAGATCTCGGGCTACCTGACCACCTTCTGCGGTCTCTTCAGTCTGATTCTTGGTGTTTACCTCTGGGTTCTTACTCTCACCACCAAGAACGACTTTGGCAAGACGTGGAACGTCCAGGACCCTCGTGTTCAGGAGCTCATGCAGACTGCT TTTAAATGCTGCGGATACTTCAACAGCACTTCGCCCGCCTTCGTCACCGACGCTCAGTGCCCGagtcccgccgccgccgccctgcAACGCGGCTGCGCAACCCCGATCACGAGTTTCGCCAACATCTTCGTCGACAACATCTTCACTGCCGTCTTCGGTATGGTCGGTATCGACGCCATGCTCATTGTCACCATCGCCATGCTGCTCAAGGATCGCAAGGAGCGCGAACGTTACCGCCACATTGACGAGAAGGCTGG GGCAAAAAAAGCCGCTGGCTCGAGTTGGCGCCAATTTTTgtcttctctctctcgctcGGGAAGCCAGCCTCTTCTCGAGAACTCCTTTTCTCTCGAACGTGCGGCAAATCTGGAGCGAGCAACTGTTCGTGGTCTCCTTTCTCCTGGACCGGGGAAAAGACTGAATCGCCTCACCCCCGCCGCGGCCATTGATTGGTCTTAA
- a CDS encoding pre-rRNA-processing protein IPI1, translating to MGSSTRKKKEKAKDFAKPKFKVGKAKAKPTNFTDTSFKAKSIAMGHQKLSTEAPDNATQFKHNLSLASTSRADKQRKESLAHLTSQVLADNNPVGTATVLSKLLPLISDASGPVRSQLLKLFRALPEAEVKHHAEKCIMYTRAGMTHLSADISNDSLSVLEWLLDVAEDETVSCPGGWVKTLNSFCALMGWTVKTSSGWSTAPKTGLRTKDAQSHARQVAVLARFLQAGLKPEVAGPSNPNAYADNMYRVPRTPNPFAYLNLFGTRRDEEAEMYNDRESRQRVFHRRFMDSFQRGVEQSKKEGGTIGRSAVALDQALTEGMSGYEATSAVEPQDLLDLW from the exons ATGGGTTCTAGCACGAGaaagaagaaggaaaaggCCAAGGACTTTGCG AAACCAAAGTTCAAGGTCGGAAAGGCCAAGGCCAAGCCTACCAACTTCACAGACACAAGTTTCAAGGCGAAGTCCATTGCTATGGGCCACCAGAAGCTCTCAACTGAAGCCCCCGATAACGCTACTCAATTCAAGCACAACCTCTCATTAGCCTCTACATCAAGAGCAGATAAGCAGCGCAAAGAATCTCTGGCCCATCTGACAAGCCAGGTGCTGGCAGACAACAACCCTGTCGGAACCGCAACAGTGCTAAGCAAACTCCTGCCCCTGATCTCAGACGCCTCAGGTCCTGTTCGCAGCCAGCTGCTGAAGCTGTTCCGGGCCCTGCCCGAGGCAGAGGTCAAGCATCACGCCGAAAAGTGCATCATGTACACCCGCGCAGGAATGACTCACCTCTCTGCCGACATCAGCAACGACTCGCTATCCGTTCTCGAGTGGCTTCTGGATGTCGCGGAAGACGAGACCGTCAGCTGCCCCGGCGGTTGGGTCAAGACTCTCAACAGCTTCTGCGCGCTGATGGGCTGGACCGTGAAGACGAGCTCGGGGTGGTCGACCGCCCCCAAGACGGGCCTCCGCACAAAGGACGCACAGTCGCACGCGAGGCAGGTCGCCGTGCTGGCTAGGTTTCTGCAGGCCGGACTCAAGCCCGAGGTTGCGGGGCCGAGTAACCCCAACGCCTATGCGGACAATATGTACCGGGTGCCCCGGACGCCAAATCCTTTTGCGTACCTCAACCTTTTTGGGACCCGCCGGGACGAGGAAGCGGAGATGTATAATGACCGCGAGTCACGGCAACGGGTTTTCCACAGGAGGTTCATGGATTCGTTCCAGCGAGGCGTGGAGCAGTCTAAGAAAGAGGGCGGTACCATCGGTCGTTCGGCCGTTGCATTGGATCAGGCCTTGACCGAAGGTATGAGCGGGTACGAGGCGACGTCTGCCGTTGAGCCTCAAGATCTCCTTGATCTGTGGTGA